Genomic DNA from Streptomyces venezuelae:
ACGCGGTTGGCGAGCGGCAGCACGCCGAGGTACAGCACGAAGGGGACGAGCAGCCAGAGAAGATGGGGACGTCGAGCGATCACGGCCCGACCTTAGTCTCTGCCTCTCGGCTACCTGGGCCGCATGGCCCGGAGCTTCCCCCACACGACGAGCCGGTACTTCGAGGTGTACTCGGGGGTACAGGTGGTGAGCGTGATGTAGTACCCGGGCGCGTGGTACCCGTACCCCCTCCGCACGTCGCTGCGCGGCACGTCACGTATGACGCCCCCGTCGTGGGCGGAGGTCCGCGCCAACGCCTTGTCGACGACGTACGTGTACACGGCCTCCTTGGTCTCGACGCGCAGCTCGTCCCCGTTCCGGAGCCGGTCGATGCGGCGGAAGGGCTCGCCGTGGGTGTTGCGGTGCCCGGCGAGGGCGAAGTTGCCGCCCTGGCCGGGCTGGGCGGTACGCGGATAATGCCCGACGTACCCCTTGTCGAGCACGCCCCCCTTGCCGACCCCTTCGGCGACAGGAACGCGGATGCCGATCCGCGGGATGCGGAGGACTGCGTAGGCCTGGTCCCATCGGGGTGGGCCGGTGCGGCCGGACTGCGGAGGGTCTCCGGGCACGCCACGGGCGGGACCGCGCGCGGGATCACGCCAACCGGAGCGTCCCGCCTCCGCCGGAAGCCCCCCGGCCGCCCCTCCTGCTCGCTCGCCCCCGGAACCATCCCCGTCCGACCGGCCCCACTCCTCCTCAAGGGCCTCGACCTCGCGCTCGGCGGCGGCGCGGGCCTGCCGGTTGGTCCACCACAGCTGATGAGCGACGAGAAGGAGCAGCACGACCCCGAGGGTGACGGCGACCTCGGCGGCGTTCCACGCCAGCCGCGCGGCGAGGGAGCGGCGGCCCGGCGACCGCCCCTGCTGAACGACAGGTACCCGTACGCGCACGAAGCCTCCTCGCCCCGAC
This window encodes:
- a CDS encoding class E sortase; this translates as MRVRVPVVQQGRSPGRRSLAARLAWNAAEVAVTLGVVLLLLVAHQLWWTNRQARAAAEREVEALEEEWGRSDGDGSGGERAGGAAGGLPAEAGRSGWRDPARGPARGVPGDPPQSGRTGPPRWDQAYAVLRIPRIGIRVPVAEGVGKGGVLDKGYVGHYPRTAQPGQGGNFALAGHRNTHGEPFRRIDRLRNGDELRVETKEAVYTYVVDKALARTSAHDGGVIRDVPRSDVRRGYGYHAPGYYITLTTCTPEYTSKYRLVVWGKLRAMRPR